One Actinospica robiniae DSM 44927 genomic region harbors:
- a CDS encoding thioredoxin family protein — translation MATQELTPANFEENTDRDGITVVDFWASWCGPCKQFAPVFERVSEKNPDILFGKVDTQTHPDLAATFNVSAIPTLLVIRDRVVLYAQAGALPEPAFEDLIQQARDLDMDQVKREAGIAD, via the coding sequence ATGGCGACGCAGGAACTGACCCCCGCCAACTTCGAGGAGAACACCGACCGGGACGGCATCACCGTCGTCGACTTCTGGGCTTCGTGGTGCGGGCCGTGCAAGCAGTTCGCGCCGGTGTTCGAACGCGTCTCGGAGAAGAATCCGGACATCCTGTTCGGGAAGGTCGACACGCAGACGCACCCGGATCTGGCCGCCACCTTCAACGTCTCGGCGATCCCGACGCTGCTCGTGATCCGGGACCGTGTGGTGCTCTACGCCCAGGCGGGCGCGCTGCCCGAACCCGCCTTCGAGGATCTGATCCAGCAGGCGCGCGACCTCGACATGGACCAGGTCAAGCGCGAAGCCGGCATCGCCGACTGA
- a CDS encoding alpha/beta fold hydrolase, with amino-acid sequence MNALTTQAPTRFFEITRPDGTVGRISYDDQGAGPVVLLAPGMGTVRATFRHVVPALLAAGYRVVTTDYRGLGESDTGWDEYSSAVTAADLAALIRHLDVGPVLLYSNSYTSASSVHLAAEQPELLRGAILAGPFVRSLPAPNLIAKVLANLITKPALTRMMWMSWFPHMFPKRPADYAAMRAAVDANLREPGRAAVFARMCAGSHDAAEALLPQAKAAAIPTLVIMGTADEDFPDAEAEARFVADALDARLELLDGYGHQPHEEAPEQIAALIRDFDPAGPAGR; translated from the coding sequence ATGAACGCCCTTACCACCCAGGCGCCCACCCGCTTCTTTGAGATCACCCGCCCCGACGGCACCGTCGGCCGAATCTCCTACGACGACCAGGGCGCCGGCCCGGTCGTGCTCCTCGCCCCCGGGATGGGCACCGTCCGCGCCACCTTCCGCCACGTCGTTCCGGCCCTGCTCGCCGCCGGATACCGCGTCGTCACCACCGACTACCGCGGCCTCGGCGAATCCGACACGGGCTGGGACGAATACAGCTCCGCCGTGACGGCCGCGGACCTCGCCGCCCTGATCCGCCACCTCGACGTCGGCCCGGTGCTCCTCTACAGCAACTCCTACACCTCCGCCTCCAGCGTCCACCTGGCCGCCGAGCAGCCCGAGCTGCTGCGCGGCGCGATCCTCGCGGGCCCGTTCGTGCGCAGCCTGCCCGCGCCCAACCTGATCGCGAAGGTCTTGGCCAATCTGATCACCAAGCCCGCGCTCACCCGCATGATGTGGATGTCCTGGTTCCCGCACATGTTCCCGAAGCGTCCGGCTGACTACGCCGCCATGCGGGCAGCCGTCGACGCCAACCTGCGCGAGCCCGGCCGCGCCGCCGTCTTCGCGCGGATGTGCGCCGGCTCCCACGACGCCGCCGAGGCGCTCCTGCCGCAGGCGAAGGCCGCGGCCATCCCCACGCTCGTCATCATGGGCACCGCGGACGAGGACTTCCCCGACGCCGAGGCCGAAGCCCGCTTCGTGGCCGACGCGCTCGACGCCCGTCTCGAGCTGCTCGACGGCTACGGCCACCAGCCGCACGAGGAGGCTCCGGAGCAGATCGCCGCCCTCATCCGCGACTTCGACCCGGCCGGCCCGGCCGGGCGGTGA
- a CDS encoding glycosyltransferase family 39 protein — translation MAQSTTDGELDPVATSGGSAAIEAATGLTAAAVTKTPTTETDASGKAAEYPAARRAGLEGGALEGRASEQTAIGATGSAGNASAAVKRTEPGAPQHGVMKRAATQSAATGPRAVKARATGAKPTADGRSASYGRTGKLIPADAHSSVRHVRPSSGGAQGRLRSWWGAFPAWERRALTVIVLFAGAMYGWEAAHATYHGFYAVAVKSMTTGWRAFVFGALDPNASITIDKIPGFLWPQALSAMVFGFHPWSLALPQGVEGLVTVLALHAAVRRWLGPKTGMCAAAIFALTPVVASLFGKVLEDAALTCLLVLAAAAWQRAVETGRLRSLVFCGVWVGLAFQAKMLQSWAVLPAFALAYLIAAPPRLLVRLRHTLVAGAVCLVVSLSWVIIATLTPAGDRPYVDGSTNNSAAAMVFGYNGLARFGSVGVSAAGTGSVAANQGTHFGGSSSGWWKLFQHELASQVGWLYPVALAGIAFALWRRGRGRTDVVRAGALMWTGWLLMTGLAMSAGSVPHSTYVVALAPPLAALAAYGLVHAVQLYRAPRRTRDRLILPVLTGVTLTWSVYLSAAFPRFLPGIALPLSAAAVTVVALALVVGRATGRRSGMTRWSAGLCCALMLAVPAAWSVSVFDPAYAGSSGNANAGGYQGGMHFGPRKGVQTRLGGRSTPAMFNPFNPRTSLDAAQSRLLSYLTDHRDGSRYLVATESWGVATPYILADTASVLPMGGFSGDADFPQPQQFQAMVRAGEVHYVLLTGGMRGRGTRSPSTRSASGTHGAKQTRAATTARVTDTSDLARVAALVAKSCRLVPAAAYGAVQQETAPLYRCG, via the coding sequence ATGGCGCAGTCCACCACGGACGGCGAGTTGGACCCGGTGGCGACCTCTGGCGGCTCAGCCGCCATCGAGGCGGCCACGGGGCTCACGGCTGCAGCAGTCACGAAGACACCGACCACAGAGACAGACGCGTCCGGCAAAGCCGCCGAATACCCGGCAGCCCGAAGGGCGGGGCTCGAGGGTGGAGCCCTGGAAGGCAGGGCGAGCGAGCAGACGGCCATCGGCGCCACGGGTTCGGCGGGCAATGCCTCCGCCGCGGTCAAGCGGACCGAGCCGGGGGCGCCCCAGCACGGGGTGATGAAGCGCGCGGCGACCCAGTCCGCGGCCACCGGGCCGCGCGCCGTCAAAGCAAGGGCCACAGGAGCCAAACCGACCGCTGACGGCAGGTCAGCCTCGTACGGACGCACGGGCAAGCTGATCCCAGCTGATGCTCATTCATCCGTTCGCCACGTCAGGCCGTCATCCGGCGGCGCCCAAGGCAGGCTTCGCTCCTGGTGGGGGGCCTTCCCTGCGTGGGAACGCCGCGCTCTCACCGTCATCGTCCTGTTCGCGGGAGCCATGTACGGCTGGGAGGCGGCGCACGCGACGTACCACGGCTTCTATGCGGTGGCCGTCAAGTCGATGACCACGGGCTGGCGCGCGTTCGTCTTCGGGGCCTTGGATCCGAATGCCTCGATCACGATCGACAAGATCCCCGGGTTCCTGTGGCCGCAGGCATTGAGCGCCATGGTGTTCGGCTTCCACCCGTGGTCGCTCGCGCTGCCGCAGGGGGTCGAAGGCCTGGTGACCGTCCTGGCCCTGCACGCGGCCGTGCGCCGCTGGCTCGGCCCGAAGACCGGAATGTGCGCTGCCGCGATCTTCGCGCTGACGCCGGTGGTCGCCTCGCTGTTCGGGAAGGTGCTCGAGGATGCCGCGCTGACCTGTCTGCTGGTGCTCGCCGCAGCGGCGTGGCAACGAGCCGTGGAGACCGGCCGGCTGCGCTCCTTGGTCTTCTGCGGCGTCTGGGTCGGCCTGGCCTTTCAAGCGAAGATGCTGCAATCCTGGGCTGTCCTGCCCGCATTCGCGCTCGCGTACCTGATCGCCGCCCCACCGCGCCTCCTGGTCCGGCTGCGGCACACGCTCGTGGCAGGGGCGGTCTGCCTGGTGGTCTCGCTGTCCTGGGTGATCATCGCGACCCTGACACCCGCGGGCGACCGGCCCTACGTCGACGGGTCGACGAACAACAGCGCCGCTGCGATGGTGTTCGGCTACAACGGCCTGGCCCGCTTCGGATCGGTCGGCGTATCGGCCGCCGGCACCGGCAGCGTGGCAGCGAACCAGGGCACGCACTTCGGCGGATCGTCTTCAGGCTGGTGGAAGCTCTTCCAGCACGAACTGGCCTCACAGGTCGGGTGGCTCTATCCGGTCGCGCTCGCCGGAATCGCGTTCGCGCTCTGGCGCCGTGGTCGCGGCCGCACCGATGTGGTGCGCGCAGGTGCACTGATGTGGACGGGCTGGTTGCTGATGACGGGCCTCGCCATGTCGGCGGGCAGCGTGCCGCACTCCACCTACGTGGTCGCCCTCGCGCCCCCGCTCGCGGCGCTCGCGGCGTACGGGCTCGTGCATGCCGTGCAGCTGTACCGGGCGCCGCGGAGGACGCGCGACCGACTCATTCTGCCCGTGCTGACCGGCGTCACGCTCACGTGGTCGGTGTATCTGAGCGCCGCGTTCCCGCGCTTCCTCCCCGGAATCGCGCTGCCGCTCTCGGCCGCCGCGGTGACGGTGGTGGCGCTGGCACTGGTCGTGGGTCGAGCCACCGGTCGGCGCAGCGGCATGACACGTTGGTCCGCAGGGCTCTGCTGCGCCCTGATGCTCGCCGTCCCGGCAGCGTGGTCGGTATCAGTGTTCGACCCTGCCTACGCGGGTAGTTCCGGCAATGCCAACGCGGGCGGATACCAGGGAGGCATGCACTTCGGGCCCAGAAAGGGGGTGCAGACCCGCCTGGGCGGCCGGTCGACCCCGGCGATGTTCAATCCGTTCAACCCGCGGACCTCGCTCGACGCCGCGCAGTCGCGCTTGCTGTCGTACCTCACCGATCATCGCGACGGATCCCGGTACCTCGTAGCGACCGAGTCGTGGGGTGTGGCTACGCCCTACATCCTGGCGGACACCGCGTCGGTGTTGCCGATGGGCGGGTTCTCGGGCGATGCGGACTTCCCGCAGCCGCAGCAGTTCCAGGCCATGGTCAGGGCCGGCGAGGTCCATTACGTGCTGCTCACCGGAGGTATGCGCGGTCGCGGCACGCGCTCCCCGAGCACCCGGAGTGCTTCCGGCACGCACGGCGCGAAGCAGACGCGGGCGGCGACCACGGCTCGCGTCACCGACACCTCAGATCTTGCGCGAGTCGCCGCCCTGGTGGCCAAGTCATGCCGACTGGTGCCGGCGGCCGCGTATGGCGCGGTCCAGCAGGAGACCGCGCCCCTGTACCGCTGTGGCTGA
- the argS gene encoding arginine--tRNA ligase produces the protein MPEVIGVKAQVSMRAAEAVRRVSPRDFDIVDPAVRRSERADFQAAIALDLANRTGSNPRELAAAIKAELVAPHAGLDESEGQSPDGSSTAADGGVLDSAGVSDPIFESVEVSGPGFLNLTVADRVLWSVVAARLADDRLGFGVPLAGSHVLVDYSGPNIAKELHVGHLRSTVIGDALVRILTHAGAEVIKANHLGDWGTQFGRLIQYLLEHPEALGSTPGTLSTGAPDPDPAAATAADPQPSCPALDGMTLADLDAVYKAATAEFAADPAFAERARNRVVALQNGEPTSRAVWTKLVELSTSAFQDIYRRLGVLLTPADAVPESFYNPMLADVVAELDRKGLIKESDGALCVFSAEFKDPQGEPLPLLVRKSDGGYGYAATDLAALRYRVEELKAQRILYVTDSRQALHLRMVFSAARRTGWLGDEVDVAHIAFGTMLGADGKPFRSRSGDTPHLVDLLDKAVAEAGKALEERSPHFDPGEFESVVQAAGIGAIKFADLSNMRIKDYVFDPARMVSSQGRTGVYLQYAHARVNSVLGKLPEALRGGADGTGLPLALDAPLSRAERALILALDEFGEVVEEVTGTLEPHRLCTYLFDVAKAWSDFWENCPILKADADGQRVNRAALAHLTGRTLRQGLELLGIDAPARI, from the coding sequence ATGCCGGAGGTAATCGGTGTGAAGGCCCAGGTAAGCATGCGGGCGGCAGAGGCCGTGCGGCGCGTGTCGCCCCGAGACTTCGACATCGTGGATCCGGCCGTTCGCCGCTCGGAGCGGGCCGATTTCCAGGCTGCCATCGCCCTCGACCTCGCCAACCGGACGGGATCGAACCCGCGGGAACTGGCCGCGGCGATCAAGGCCGAGCTCGTTGCGCCGCATGCCGGACTCGATGAATCCGAGGGCCAATCGCCGGATGGCTCTTCCACCGCTGCGGATGGCGGCGTTCTCGATTCCGCCGGGGTATCGGACCCGATCTTCGAGTCCGTCGAGGTATCGGGCCCAGGGTTCCTCAATCTGACCGTCGCGGACCGGGTCCTGTGGTCCGTCGTCGCAGCGCGGCTCGCGGACGACCGGCTCGGCTTCGGCGTTCCCCTCGCGGGCTCGCACGTCCTGGTGGACTACTCGGGGCCGAATATCGCCAAAGAACTACACGTCGGGCACCTGCGCAGCACCGTCATCGGCGACGCACTGGTCAGGATCCTGACGCACGCGGGCGCCGAGGTGATCAAGGCCAATCACCTGGGGGACTGGGGCACCCAGTTCGGCCGGTTGATTCAGTACCTGCTGGAGCATCCGGAGGCCCTCGGGAGCACGCCCGGGACGCTGAGCACAGGCGCCCCCGACCCGGACCCTGCCGCAGCGACGGCCGCCGACCCTCAGCCGTCATGCCCTGCCCTCGACGGGATGACCCTTGCGGACCTGGACGCGGTCTACAAGGCAGCGACAGCTGAGTTCGCGGCGGATCCGGCTTTCGCCGAGCGGGCCAGAAACCGGGTCGTGGCACTCCAGAACGGGGAACCGACCTCGCGGGCGGTGTGGACGAAGCTGGTCGAGCTCTCCACCTCCGCGTTCCAGGACATCTACCGGCGGCTCGGAGTCCTGCTGACTCCCGCCGACGCCGTACCCGAGTCGTTCTACAACCCCATGCTGGCCGACGTGGTCGCCGAGCTCGACCGGAAGGGCCTGATCAAGGAGTCCGACGGCGCGCTCTGTGTCTTCTCCGCGGAGTTCAAGGACCCGCAAGGCGAGCCGTTGCCGCTGCTGGTGAGAAAGTCCGACGGCGGCTACGGCTATGCCGCCACCGACCTCGCCGCGCTTCGGTACCGGGTCGAGGAGCTGAAAGCGCAGCGGATCCTCTACGTCACCGACTCCAGGCAGGCCTTGCACCTGAGGATGGTGTTCTCGGCCGCCCGGCGGACCGGCTGGCTCGGCGACGAGGTCGACGTGGCCCACATCGCGTTCGGCACCATGCTCGGTGCGGACGGGAAGCCGTTCCGATCGCGGTCCGGCGACACCCCTCACCTCGTCGATCTGCTCGATAAGGCCGTCGCCGAAGCTGGGAAGGCGCTCGAGGAGAGGAGCCCGCATTTCGATCCCGGCGAGTTCGAAAGCGTCGTACAGGCCGCCGGGATCGGCGCCATCAAGTTCGCGGACCTGTCCAACATGCGGATCAAGGACTACGTCTTCGATCCGGCCCGGATGGTCTCCTCCCAGGGCCGCACGGGCGTCTACCTGCAGTACGCCCACGCCCGGGTCAACTCGGTGCTCGGCAAGCTGCCTGAAGCGCTGCGCGGCGGCGCCGACGGGACGGGACTGCCACTTGCTCTCGATGCGCCACTCAGCCGGGCGGAGCGGGCGCTGATCCTCGCGCTCGACGAGTTCGGCGAGGTGGTGGAGGAGGTGACCGGAACCCTCGAGCCCCATCGGCTGTGCACCTATCTGTTCGACGTGGCCAAGGCCTGGAGTGACTTCTGGGAGAACTGCCCGATCCTCAAGGCGGATGCAGACGGGCAGCGGGTGAACCGGGCGGCCTTGGCGCACCTGACCGGGCGTACCCTCCGGCAAGGGCTCGAATTGCTCGGCATCGACGCGCCCGCGCGGATCTGA
- a CDS encoding tyrosine-protein phosphatase, translating to MTEAGRDLGLFGAPNARDLGGYRSWDGRVVRSGMLLRSEALSYATEADLELLRGLGLAMVIDLRGETEAGGRGAGPWAGPRTHLPTTDVTRTVLAELVSAGPNAEPRDEEVLVKIMVEMYQQFIADESSRSAFSAALNLIAEMTGAGQPVLFHCTAGKDRTGWLAALVLSGIGVDRADIYADYLLTNERSSTGRGAAARARLLAAIRLMVGEGQSLLPLIEVRPVYLDAAFAEVESRYGSVEEFLVTGLGFDVERFREAILAVTG from the coding sequence ATGACGGAGGCTGGACGAGACCTCGGCCTGTTCGGCGCGCCCAATGCCCGGGACCTGGGCGGATACCGCTCTTGGGACGGGCGCGTGGTCCGGTCCGGGATGCTGCTGCGGTCCGAGGCGTTGTCCTATGCGACCGAGGCAGACCTCGAGCTTCTGCGCGGCCTCGGCCTGGCCATGGTGATCGATCTCCGTGGCGAGACCGAGGCGGGGGGCCGTGGGGCCGGCCCCTGGGCAGGTCCGCGGACCCACCTGCCCACCACCGACGTCACTCGGACGGTGCTCGCTGAACTGGTGAGTGCCGGCCCCAACGCCGAGCCGCGCGACGAGGAGGTCCTCGTCAAGATCATGGTGGAGATGTATCAGCAGTTCATCGCCGATGAGTCAAGCCGAAGCGCCTTCTCTGCTGCTCTCAACCTGATCGCGGAGATGACCGGCGCCGGGCAGCCGGTGCTGTTCCACTGCACCGCCGGCAAGGACCGGACCGGCTGGCTCGCGGCGCTCGTGCTGTCCGGCATCGGCGTCGACCGCGCCGATATCTATGCCGATTATCTGCTCACCAATGAGCGTTCGAGCACTGGCCGCGGGGCCGCGGCGCGAGCCAGGCTCCTGGCGGCGATTCGCCTCATGGTGGGGGAGGGCCAGTCTCTGCTCCCCCTGATCGAAGTGCGACCCGTCTACCTCGATGCGGCGTTCGCGGAGGTCGAGTCGAGATACGGGTCGGTCGAGGAGTTTCTGGTGACCGGGCTCGGGTTCGATGTCGAGCGCTTTCGTGAGGCCATACTGGCGGTGACCGGCTAG
- a CDS encoding MGDG synthase family glycosyltransferase has translation MTTEETVGRRIRAAVPQVVRPGAGRAVVFSASVGAGHDAAANELARRLRGAGLEVERHDFLDQLPGPLGRLICDSYHNMLLTAPWTYQALYGALDRSRALSLQVSLISALSMRRMTEAIGTDARVVVSTYPLASQVLGRMRASGRLDVPVVTYLTDYSVHRLWVGEGVDAHTAVHDVAAGQARALGASQVVTVDPAVDPRFVRRCPDSRAQARERMGLPPHGRLALLVGGSWGIGEIDETVRDIAATGLADCVVVCGRNEELRRRLAEQGVKHVYGWVEDMPSLMHAADVLVQNAGGMSVYEARACGLPVVTYRTLPGHGETNAQALDEAGAARWITDAADLRGALQKAFAQATPGPVPDFAADPVTVILGVAPRRTTVGLGAEAAGSDARLPRQQERRSRASRFGRFAQGAADKVGRENETRGAA, from the coding sequence ATGACGACGGAGGAAACCGTGGGCCGACGAATACGCGCTGCCGTGCCGCAGGTTGTGCGGCCGGGCGCGGGGCGGGCGGTGGTCTTCTCGGCGAGTGTGGGCGCGGGTCACGACGCCGCCGCGAACGAGCTCGCGCGGCGCCTGCGCGGAGCGGGCCTCGAGGTGGAACGGCACGACTTCCTCGACCAGTTGCCGGGGCCGCTGGGGCGGCTGATCTGCGACTCCTATCACAATATGCTGCTGACGGCGCCGTGGACCTATCAAGCGCTCTACGGCGCGCTCGATCGCTCACGGGCTCTGTCGCTGCAGGTGTCGCTGATCTCAGCACTCTCCATGCGCCGGATGACGGAGGCGATCGGCACCGACGCGCGGGTGGTCGTCTCGACGTATCCGCTGGCCAGCCAGGTGCTGGGCCGCATGCGGGCGAGCGGACGGCTCGACGTCCCGGTCGTGACGTACCTGACGGACTATTCGGTGCACCGGCTGTGGGTGGGCGAGGGCGTGGACGCGCACACCGCGGTGCACGACGTCGCGGCCGGGCAGGCCCGGGCGCTCGGCGCGTCGCAAGTGGTGACCGTGGACCCGGCCGTGGATCCACGATTCGTGCGGCGCTGCCCGGATTCGCGCGCCCAGGCGAGGGAGCGCATGGGGCTGCCCCCGCACGGACGCTTGGCGCTGCTGGTGGGCGGCTCGTGGGGCATCGGCGAGATCGACGAGACCGTGCGGGATATCGCTGCCACCGGCCTGGCGGACTGCGTGGTGGTGTGCGGCCGCAACGAGGAGCTCCGGCGCCGGCTGGCCGAGCAGGGGGTCAAGCACGTCTACGGCTGGGTCGAGGACATGCCGAGCCTGATGCACGCCGCAGATGTGTTGGTGCAGAACGCCGGTGGTATGTCCGTATACGAGGCGCGCGCCTGCGGCCTGCCGGTCGTGACGTACCGGACGCTGCCGGGCCACGGGGAGACCAACGCGCAGGCGCTCGACGAGGCAGGCGCGGCCCGCTGGATCACCGATGCGGCTGACCTGCGAGGCGCGCTGCAGAAGGCTTTCGCTCAGGCCACGCCGGGGCCGGTGCCGGACTTCGCGGCCGATCCCGTTACCGTGATCCTCGGAGTAGCACCGCGTCGAACGACGGTCGGCCTCGGAGCCGAAGCGGCAGGTTCGGATGCCCGACTGCCGCGGCAACAGGAACGCCGCTCGCGGGCGTCGCGGTTCGGCCGGTTCGCACAGGGTGCGGCCGACAAGGTCGGCCGAGAGAACGAGACGAGAGGTGCCGCGTGA
- a CDS encoding polysaccharide deacetylase family protein: protein MSKLATLAKYTAGLAAAGAVAHAAPSVTSLGPVRATLWPRLTGIGDRGHVALTFDDGPDPASTPLFLAALDEAGVKATFFLLGEMVQKAPWLAREIADAGHEVALHGWAHRAHVAVPPAQTFRDLRQGRDEVASAIGRAPEWYRPPYGVATAATFSACRKLGLRPVLWSAWGRDWTAKATPESVFQTVAKDLRGGGTVLLHDSDCTSKPESWRATLGALPLLLAHCAEQGWRVGPLREHRLTEDSATRPSLAAARD from the coding sequence GTGAGCAAGCTCGCGACGTTGGCCAAGTACACGGCCGGCCTGGCCGCCGCGGGAGCGGTGGCGCACGCAGCGCCGAGCGTCACCAGCCTCGGCCCGGTCCGAGCCACCCTCTGGCCGCGGCTGACCGGCATCGGCGACCGCGGGCACGTCGCGCTCACCTTCGACGACGGGCCGGACCCGGCGTCGACCCCGTTGTTCCTCGCGGCCCTCGACGAGGCCGGCGTGAAGGCCACCTTCTTCCTGCTCGGCGAGATGGTGCAGAAGGCGCCGTGGCTGGCCCGGGAGATCGCGGACGCCGGACACGAGGTGGCCTTGCACGGCTGGGCGCACCGCGCCCACGTGGCGGTACCGCCCGCGCAGACGTTCCGGGACCTGCGGCAGGGACGCGACGAGGTGGCGAGCGCCATCGGCCGCGCACCCGAGTGGTACCGGCCGCCGTACGGCGTGGCGACCGCGGCGACGTTCTCGGCGTGTCGCAAGCTCGGCCTGCGGCCGGTGCTGTGGAGCGCCTGGGGCCGGGACTGGACGGCGAAGGCGACGCCGGAGTCGGTCTTCCAGACGGTGGCCAAGGACTTGCGGGGCGGGGGCACCGTGCTGCTGCACGACTCCGACTGCACCTCGAAGCCGGAGTCGTGGCGCGCCACGCTCGGCGCGCTCCCGCTGCTGCTGGCTCACTGCGCCGAGCAGGGCTGGCGGGTCGGGCCGCTCCGCGAGCACCGGCTCACCGAGGACAGCGCCACCCGCCCGAGTCTCGCCGCAGCTCGAGACTGA
- a CDS encoding pirin family protein — translation MPAVTTDKLLELPRVPVPDPQVSAPRRVRAITSAPQGFEGEGFPVYRAFAGVSKQALDPFIHMDQMGEVEYAAGEPKGTPWHPHRGFETVTYLIDGTFVHQDSHGGGGVITDGDTQWMTAGSGLLHIEAPPESLVMSGGLFHGIQLWVNLPAANKWNPPQYQSIEGPQATLLTTPDGGALIRVIAGEVGEYRGPGSTFTPITLVHATLSPGAQVTLPWNPRFNALAYVLGGRGAVGPDLRPLDAHQLAVFGDGDSLTIAATDRPDSRTPNLDVLLLGGQPIREPVFAYGPFVMNTKEEVMQAFEDYQRGKLGVIPTEPVPHLGA, via the coding sequence ATGCCCGCCGTGACCACCGACAAACTGTTGGAGCTTCCGCGCGTTCCCGTACCCGACCCGCAGGTGTCCGCGCCGCGCCGGGTGCGGGCGATCACCAGCGCGCCCCAGGGCTTCGAAGGGGAGGGGTTCCCGGTCTACCGGGCCTTCGCGGGGGTCTCCAAGCAGGCCCTTGACCCCTTCATCCACATGGACCAGATGGGCGAGGTGGAGTACGCGGCCGGGGAGCCGAAGGGCACCCCTTGGCATCCGCACCGCGGCTTCGAGACCGTGACCTACCTGATCGACGGCACCTTCGTGCACCAGGACTCGCACGGCGGCGGCGGTGTGATCACCGACGGCGACACCCAGTGGATGACCGCCGGCAGCGGCCTGTTGCACATCGAGGCCCCGCCGGAGTCGCTGGTGATGTCCGGCGGCCTGTTCCACGGGATCCAGCTCTGGGTGAACCTGCCCGCGGCCAACAAGTGGAACCCGCCGCAGTACCAGAGCATCGAAGGCCCGCAGGCCACCCTGCTCACCACCCCGGACGGCGGCGCGCTGATCCGCGTGATCGCCGGCGAGGTCGGCGAGTACCGCGGGCCGGGCTCCACCTTCACCCCGATCACTCTGGTCCACGCCACCCTGAGCCCCGGCGCCCAGGTGACGCTGCCGTGGAACCCGCGCTTCAACGCGCTGGCCTACGTGCTCGGCGGCCGCGGCGCGGTCGGCCCCGACCTGCGTCCCCTCGACGCGCACCAGCTCGCCGTGTTCGGGGACGGCGACAGCCTGACGATCGCCGCCACCGACCGCCCGGACAGCCGGACGCCGAACCTGGACGTGCTGCTGCTCGGCGGCCAGCCCATCCGGGAGCCCGTCTTCGCCTACGGACCCTTCGTGATGAACACGAAGGAGGAGGTCATGCAGGCATTCGAGGACTACCAGCGAGGCAAGCTCGGCGTGATCCCCACCGAGCCGGTGCCGCACCTCGGCGCCTGA
- a CDS encoding sulfurtransferase: protein MTGILISAKDLHARLENEPRAVVLDVRWVLGDPNGHEHFLARRVPGSVYVSLNDDLAAPATAADGRHPLPELADLQAAARRWGLHDGDCVVVLDDNGGLAAARAWWLLRWAGLSDVRLLDGGLRAWSDAGYPLEGLETPPASPTPGDVELSSGRLPVLSIDEAADFPDHGVLLDARAGERFRGETEPVDPRAGHIPGAVSAPTTENLTETGKFRSAAELRARFTDLGVDAETPSAVAVYCGSGVTAAHQVAALAIAGIDAVLFPGSWSQWSNDPTRPVATGA, encoded by the coding sequence ATGACCGGGATCTTGATCAGCGCCAAGGATCTGCACGCGCGTCTCGAGAACGAGCCCCGCGCGGTCGTGCTCGACGTGCGCTGGGTTCTCGGCGACCCGAACGGACACGAGCACTTCCTCGCTCGCCGAGTGCCTGGTTCGGTCTACGTGTCCCTCAATGACGACCTCGCCGCGCCGGCCACCGCCGCCGACGGCCGCCACCCGCTGCCCGAGCTCGCGGATCTGCAGGCCGCCGCGCGGCGCTGGGGCCTGCACGACGGCGACTGCGTCGTCGTCCTCGACGACAACGGCGGCCTTGCCGCCGCAAGAGCCTGGTGGCTGCTGCGTTGGGCCGGCCTGAGCGACGTCCGCTTGCTCGACGGCGGCCTGCGCGCCTGGAGCGACGCCGGATACCCGCTCGAAGGCCTCGAGACTCCGCCGGCCAGCCCCACCCCGGGAGACGTCGAGCTCTCTTCTGGGCGACTCCCGGTGCTCTCGATCGACGAGGCGGCCGACTTTCCCGACCACGGCGTGCTCCTCGACGCCCGCGCGGGCGAGCGCTTCCGCGGCGAGACGGAGCCGGTCGACCCGCGGGCCGGCCACATCCCCGGCGCAGTGAGCGCGCCGACCACTGAGAACCTGACCGAGACGGGAAAGTTCCGCTCGGCGGCCGAGCTGCGTGCCCGGTTCACCGACCTCGGCGTGGACGCCGAAACGCCAAGCGCGGTCGCCGTCTACTGCGGCTCCGGCGTGACCGCCGCCCACCAGGTCGCGGCGCTCGCCATCGCGGGCATCGATGCGGTGTTGTTCCCGGGTTCCTGGTCGCAATGGTCCAACGATCCGACCCGGCCGGTGGCGACCGGCGCCTGA